In bacterium, the genomic stretch GTGTACGAGGCGCGCGCGATCGGGGCGGACGCGGTGCTCTTGATCGTGGCGATCCTGGAATCCGGCGCGCTTCGGGATCTGCAGGGACTGGCGGCGGAGTTCGGGATGGCCGCGCTCGTCGAGGTGCACACCGACGACGAGCTGCGGCGGGCGCTGGACGCGCATCCCGCGCTCCTCGGCATCAACAACCGCAACCTCGACACGCTCGAGACCACGCTCGAGACGACCCGGCGGCTGCGGCCGCGGGTGCCCCCGGGGATCGTCGTCGTGGGCGAGAGCGGAGTGGAGGAGCGCGCGCACGTCGAGGAGATGGAGCGGATCGGCGTCGACGCGGTGCTCGTCGGGACGGCACTGATGCGGTCGGCAAATCCGGCATTACGCGTGCGGGAGCTGCTGGGGCGGAGCTAGCGGGTGTGGCATTCACGAACAGACTATTTCCGGCGGCCGAAGCCTTGGCGCCGGGGCAACGGGAGGCAGCATGGCGGAGACACGGACGAGAGACATCCTGGCGCGGCCGGTGGCGCCGGGCAAGAGAGGGCGGCTGCTCACCGGGGACCGCCCGACCGGCAAGCTCCACCTCGGGCACTACGTCGGCTCCCTCGAGAACCGCCTCCGGCTCCAGGAGGAGTACGAGTGCTTCTTTCTCGTCGCCGACTACCACGTGCTCACGACCGGTGTGGAGCGCACCCGGGAGATCCGCCAGAACATCCACGACCTGGTGCTCGACTACCTCGCCGTCGGGATCGATCCCGAGCGCAGCACGATCTACGTGCAGTCGCTCGTGCCGGAGGTCGCGGTCATCTACCTGATCTTCTCGATGCTGACGGCGGTGCCCCGGCTCCAGCGGGTGCCCACATTAAAGGAAGTGATGCGGGACCTGAAGCTCGAGACGGCGTCGGTCGGGCTGCTGTCGTACCCGGTCCTCCAGGCAGCCGATATCATGATGGTCCGGGCGGACGTCGTCCCGGTCGGCAAGGACCAGTCGAGCCACCTCGAGGTGACCCGCGAGATCGCGCGGCGGTTTAACGAACTGTACGGCCCGGTGTTCCCGGAGCCCCAGACGATCACCGGCCGCGTCGGGACGCTCGTCGGAACCGACGGGCAGGCGAAGATGAGCAAGTCGCTCGACAACGCGATCTACCTCTCGGACGACGCGGCGACGGTCACGAAGAAGGTGAGCCGGATGTTCACCGATCCGACCCGGATCCACCCCACGGATCCCGGCCACGTCGAGGGCAACCCCGTGTTCATCTACCACGACGCGTTCAACAAGGACACGGCCGAGATCGCGGAGCTCAAGGACCGCTACCGCAAGGGCACGGTCGGCGACGTCGAGGTGAAAAAACGCCTCGCGCGGGCGATCAACGAGTTTCTTGACCCGATCCGCGAGCGGCGGGCGGCGTGGGCGGCCCAGCCGGGGCGACTCGAGGAGATCCTCGTCGAGGGCAGCCGCGTGGCGCGGCGCGAGGCTCAGGAGACGCTGGCCCTGTGCCTCGAGCACATGGGGATGGATTACTTCCGGGTCGCCCGCAGCACGGCGGCGCACGCGAAGGGGAGCTGATGCGGCACTCCGGGCGCCCCGCGTCCGGCCCACGACCGTCGAGCGGCGGCGTGCCGGGGC encodes the following:
- the trpC gene encoding indole-3-glycerol phosphate synthase TrpC, with the protein product MVAHKREELAERRRKAPLADVRRRAADAAPARAFLAAVQGPPIRLIAEVKGASPSAGTIRSAFDPAEVAGIYARNGASAISVLTDARFFRGADEHLVAVRRAVEVPVLRKDFVLEPYQVYEARAIGADAVLLIVAILESGALRDLQGLAAEFGMAALVEVHTDDELRRALDAHPALLGINNRNLDTLETTLETTRRLRPRVPPGIVVVGESGVEERAHVEEMERIGVDAVLVGTALMRSANPALRVRELLGRS
- the trpS gene encoding tryptophan--tRNA ligase yields the protein MAETRTRDILARPVAPGKRGRLLTGDRPTGKLHLGHYVGSLENRLRLQEEYECFFLVADYHVLTTGVERTREIRQNIHDLVLDYLAVGIDPERSTIYVQSLVPEVAVIYLIFSMLTAVPRLQRVPTLKEVMRDLKLETASVGLLSYPVLQAADIMMVRADVVPVGKDQSSHLEVTREIARRFNELYGPVFPEPQTITGRVGTLVGTDGQAKMSKSLDNAIYLSDDAATVTKKVSRMFTDPTRIHPTDPGHVEGNPVFIYHDAFNKDTAEIAELKDRYRKGTVGDVEVKKRLARAINEFLDPIRERRAAWAAQPGRLEEILVEGSRVARREAQETLALCLEHMGMDYFRVARSTAAHAKGS